A region of Ovis canadensis isolate MfBH-ARS-UI-01 breed Bighorn chromosome 19, ARS-UI_OviCan_v2, whole genome shotgun sequence DNA encodes the following proteins:
- the MCM2 gene encoding DNA replication licensing factor MCM2 isoform X2, giving the protein MAESSESFTVASSPGPRRRASEPLTSSPGRSSSRRTDALTSSPGRDLPPFEDESEGLLGTEGPLEEEEDGEELIGDGMERDYRAIPELDVYEAEGLALDDEDVEELTASQREAAERVMRQRDREAGRGLGRMRRGLLYDSDDEEEERPSRKRRQVERATEDGEEEDMIESVENLEDLKGHSVREWVSMAGPRLEIHHRFKNFLRTHVDGRGHNVFKERISDMCKENRESLVVNYEDLAAREHVLAYFLPEAPAELLQIFDEAALEVVLAMYPKYDRIASRIHVRISHLPLVEELRSLRQLHLNQLIRTSGVVTSCTGVLPQLSMVKYNCNKCGFVLGPFCQSQNQEVKPGSCPECQSAGPFEVNMEETIYQNYQRIRIQESPGKVAAGRLPRSKDAILLADLVDSCKPGDEIELTGIYHNNYDGALNTTNGFPVFATVILANHVAKKDNKVAVGELTDEDVKMITSLSKDQQIGEKIFASIAPSIYGHEDIKRGLALALFGGEPKNPGGKHKVRGDINVLLCGDPGTAKSQFLKYVEKVSSRAIFTTGQGASAVGLTAYVQRHPVSREWTLEAGALVLADRGVCLIDEFDKMNDQDRTSIHEAMEQQSISISKAGIVTSLQARCTVIAAANPIGGRYDPSLTFSENVDLTEPIISRFDVLCVVRDTVDPVQDEMLARFVVGSHVRHHPSNKEDGGPGGAPEPAMPNTYGVEPLPQEVLRKYITYAKEKVHPKLNQMDQDKVAKMYSDLRKESMATGSIPITVRHIESVIRMAEAHARMHLRDYVMEDDVNMAIRVMLESFVDTQKFSVMRGMRKTFARYLSFRRDNNELLLFILKQLVAEQVTYQRNRFGAQQDTIEVPEKDLADKARQINIHSLSAFYDSELFRVHKFTHDRKRKVILQQF; this is encoded by the exons ATGGCG GAATCCTCCGAGTCCTTCACGGTGGCGTCCAGCCCGGGCCCGCGGCGGCGCGCCAGCGAGCCCCTCACCTCCAGCCCCGGGCGGAGCAGCTCCCGGCGCACGGATGCCCTGACCTCCAGCCCTGGCCGGGACCTTCCTCCCTTTGAGGATGAGTCGGAGGGACTGCTGGGCACCGaggggcccctggaggaggaggaggacggagAGGAGCTTATTGGAGATGGCATGGAGAG GGACTACCGCGCCATCCCGGAGCTGGATGTCTATGAGGCTGAGGGGCTGGCCCTGGACGACGAGGACGTGGAGGAGCTGACGGCCAGTCAGAGGGAGGCGGCCGAGCGGGTCATGCGGCAGCGCGACCGGGAGGCGGGCCGCGGCCTGGGCCGCATGCGTCGCGGGCTCCTGTACG ACAGCGACGACGAGGAGGAGGAGCGCCCCAGCCGGAAGCGGCGGCAGGTGGAGCGGGCCACGGAGGACGGCGAGGAGGAGGACATGATCGAGAGCGTGGAGAACCTGGAGGACCTCAAGGGCCACTCCGTGCGCGAGTGGGTGAGCATGGCCGGCCCGCGCCTGGAGATCCACCACCGCTTCAAGAACTTCCTGCGCACCCACGTGGACGGCCGCGGGCACAACGTGTTCAAAGAGCGCATCAGTGACATGTGCAAAG AGAACCGCGAGAGCCTGGTGGTGAACTACGAGGACCTGGCGGCCCGGGAGCACGTGCTGGCCTACTTCCTGCCCGAGGCGCCCGCCGAGCTGCTGCAGATTTTCGACGAGGCGGCCCTGGAGGTGGTGCTGGCCATGTACCCCAAGTACGACCGCATCGCCAGCCGCATCCACGTGCGCATCTCCCACCTGCCGCTGGTGGAGGAGCTGCGCTCGCTCCG GCAGCTGCACCTGAACCAGCTGATCCGCACCAGCGGCGTGGTGACCAGCTGCACGGGCGTCCTGCCCCAGCTCAGCATGGTCAAGTACAACTGCAACAAGTGTGGCTTCGTGCTGGGGCCCTTCTGCCAGTCCCAGAACCAGGAGGTGAAGCCGGGCTCCTGCCCCGAGTGCCAGTCAGCCGGCCCCTTTGAGGTCAACATGGAGGAG ACCATCTACCAGAACTACCAGCGCATCCGAATCCAAGAGAGTCCCGGCAAAGTGGCAGCGGGCCGGCTGCCCCGCTCCAAGGACGCCATCCTCCTCGCGGACCTGGTAGACAGCTGCAAGCCGGGGGACGAGATT GAGCTGACCGGCATCTACCACAACAACTATGATGGGGCTCTCAACACCACCAACGGCTTCCCGGTCTTTGCCACTGTCATCCTTGCCAACCACGTGGCCAAGAAGGACAACAAGGTGGCCGTGGGCGAGCTGACCGACGAGGACGTGAAGATGATCACCAGCCTCTCCAAGGACCAGCAGATCGGGGAGAAG aTCTTTGCCAGCATTGCTCCTTCCATCTACGGGCACGAGGACATCAAGCGAGGCCTGGCGCTGGCCCTGTTCGGAGGGGAGCCCAAGAACCCCG GCGGCAAGCACAAGGTGCGTGGCGACATCAACGTGCTGCTGTGTGGGGACCCCGGCACAGCTAAGTCGCAGTTCCTCAAGTACGTGGAGAAGGTGTCCAGCCGGGCCATCTTCACCACCGGCCAGGGTGCCTCGGCCGTGGGCCTCACCGCATATGTTCAGCGCCACCCGGTCAGCCGGGAGTGGACCCTGGAGGCTGGCGCCCTGGTGCTGGCTGACCGAGGAGTGTGCCTCATTGATGAATTTGACAAG ATGAACGACCAGGACAGGACCAGCATCCACGAGGCCATGGAGCAGCAGAGCATCTCCATCTCCAAGGCCGGCATCGTCACCTCCCTGCAGGCCCGCTGCACCGTCATCGCCGCCGCCAACCCCATAG GCGGCCGCTACGACCCCTCACTCACCTTCTCAGAGAACGTGGACCTCACCGAGCCCATCATCTCCCGCTTCGACGTCCTGTGTGTGGTCAGGGACACGGTGGACCCCGTGCAG GATGAGATGCTGGCCCGTTTCGTGGTTGGCAGCCACGTCAGACACCACCCCAGCAACAAGGAGGACGGGGGCCCGGGGGGCGCCCCGGAGCCTGCTATGCCCAACACCTACGGCGTGGAGCCCCTGCCCCAGGAGGTGCTGAGGAAGTACATCACCTACGCCAAGGAGAAGGTCCACCCGAAGCTCAACCAGATGGACCAGGACAAGGTGGCCAAGATGTATAGTGACCTGAGGAAGGAGTCCATG GCCACGGGCAGCATCCCCATCACCGTGCGGCACATTGAGTCCGTGATCCGCATGGCCGAGGCCCATGCGCGCATGCACCTGCGGGACTACGTCATGGAGGACGACGTGAACATGGCCATCCGCGTGATGCTCGAGAGCTTCGTGGACACGCAGAAGTTCAGCGTCATGCGTGGCATGCGGAAG ACGTTTGCCCGCTACCTGTCGTTCCGCCGGGACAACAATGAGCTGCTGCTGTTCATCCTGAAGCAGCTGGTGGCCGAGCAGGTGACCTATCAGCGTAACCGCTTCGGGGCTCAGCAGGACACGATCGAAGTTCCCGAGAAGGACTTGGCGGACAAG GCCCGGCAGATCAACATCCACAGCCTGTCCGCCTTCTACGACAGCGAGCTCTTCCGGGTGCACAAGTTCACCCACGACCGGAAGCGCAAGGTCATCCTGCAGCAGTTCTAG
- the MCM2 gene encoding DNA replication licensing factor MCM2 isoform X1 has product MAESSESFTVASSPGPRRRASEPLTSSPGRSSSRRTDALTSSPGRDLPPFEDESEGLLGTEGPLEEEEDGEELIGDGMERDYRAIPELDVYEAEGLALDDEDVEELTASQREAAERVMRQRDREAGRGLGRMRRGLLYDSDDEEEERPSRKRRQVERATEDGEEEDMIESVENLEDLKGHSVREWVSMAGPRLEIHHRFKNFLRTHVDGRGHNVFKERISDMCKENRESLVVNYEDLAAREHVLAYFLPEAPAELLQIFDEAALEVVLAMYPKYDRIASRIHVRISHLPLVEELRSLRQLHLNQLIRTSGVVTSCTGVLPQLSMVKYNCNKCGFVLGPFCQSQNQEVKPGSCPECQSAGPFEVNMEETIYQNYQRIRIQESPGKVAAGRLPRSKDAILLADLVDSCKPGDEIELTGIYHNNYDGALNTTNGFPVFATVILANHVAKKDNKVAVGELTDEDVKMITSLSKDQQIGEKIFASIAPSIYGHEDIKRGLALALFGGEPKNPGGKHKVRGDINVLLCGDPGTAKSQFLKYVEKVSSRAIFTTGQGASAVGLTAYVQRHPVSREWTLEAGALVLADRGVCLIDEFDKMNDQDRTSIHEAMEQQSISISKAGIVTSLQARCTVIAAANPIENVDLTEPIISRFDVLCVVRDTVDPVQDEMLARFVVGSHVRHHPSNKEDGGPGGAPEPAMPNTYGVEPLPQEVLRKYITYAKEKVHPKLNQMDQDKVAKMYSDLRKESMATGSIPITVRHIESVIRMAEAHARMHLRDYVMEDDVNMAIRVMLESFVDTQKFSVMRGMRKTFARYLSFRRDNNELLLFILKQLVAEQVTYQRNRFGAQQDTIEVPEKDLADKARQINIHSLSAFYDSELFRVHKFTHDRKRKVILQQF; this is encoded by the exons ATGGCG GAATCCTCCGAGTCCTTCACGGTGGCGTCCAGCCCGGGCCCGCGGCGGCGCGCCAGCGAGCCCCTCACCTCCAGCCCCGGGCGGAGCAGCTCCCGGCGCACGGATGCCCTGACCTCCAGCCCTGGCCGGGACCTTCCTCCCTTTGAGGATGAGTCGGAGGGACTGCTGGGCACCGaggggcccctggaggaggaggaggacggagAGGAGCTTATTGGAGATGGCATGGAGAG GGACTACCGCGCCATCCCGGAGCTGGATGTCTATGAGGCTGAGGGGCTGGCCCTGGACGACGAGGACGTGGAGGAGCTGACGGCCAGTCAGAGGGAGGCGGCCGAGCGGGTCATGCGGCAGCGCGACCGGGAGGCGGGCCGCGGCCTGGGCCGCATGCGTCGCGGGCTCCTGTACG ACAGCGACGACGAGGAGGAGGAGCGCCCCAGCCGGAAGCGGCGGCAGGTGGAGCGGGCCACGGAGGACGGCGAGGAGGAGGACATGATCGAGAGCGTGGAGAACCTGGAGGACCTCAAGGGCCACTCCGTGCGCGAGTGGGTGAGCATGGCCGGCCCGCGCCTGGAGATCCACCACCGCTTCAAGAACTTCCTGCGCACCCACGTGGACGGCCGCGGGCACAACGTGTTCAAAGAGCGCATCAGTGACATGTGCAAAG AGAACCGCGAGAGCCTGGTGGTGAACTACGAGGACCTGGCGGCCCGGGAGCACGTGCTGGCCTACTTCCTGCCCGAGGCGCCCGCCGAGCTGCTGCAGATTTTCGACGAGGCGGCCCTGGAGGTGGTGCTGGCCATGTACCCCAAGTACGACCGCATCGCCAGCCGCATCCACGTGCGCATCTCCCACCTGCCGCTGGTGGAGGAGCTGCGCTCGCTCCG GCAGCTGCACCTGAACCAGCTGATCCGCACCAGCGGCGTGGTGACCAGCTGCACGGGCGTCCTGCCCCAGCTCAGCATGGTCAAGTACAACTGCAACAAGTGTGGCTTCGTGCTGGGGCCCTTCTGCCAGTCCCAGAACCAGGAGGTGAAGCCGGGCTCCTGCCCCGAGTGCCAGTCAGCCGGCCCCTTTGAGGTCAACATGGAGGAG ACCATCTACCAGAACTACCAGCGCATCCGAATCCAAGAGAGTCCCGGCAAAGTGGCAGCGGGCCGGCTGCCCCGCTCCAAGGACGCCATCCTCCTCGCGGACCTGGTAGACAGCTGCAAGCCGGGGGACGAGATT GAGCTGACCGGCATCTACCACAACAACTATGATGGGGCTCTCAACACCACCAACGGCTTCCCGGTCTTTGCCACTGTCATCCTTGCCAACCACGTGGCCAAGAAGGACAACAAGGTGGCCGTGGGCGAGCTGACCGACGAGGACGTGAAGATGATCACCAGCCTCTCCAAGGACCAGCAGATCGGGGAGAAG aTCTTTGCCAGCATTGCTCCTTCCATCTACGGGCACGAGGACATCAAGCGAGGCCTGGCGCTGGCCCTGTTCGGAGGGGAGCCCAAGAACCCCG GCGGCAAGCACAAGGTGCGTGGCGACATCAACGTGCTGCTGTGTGGGGACCCCGGCACAGCTAAGTCGCAGTTCCTCAAGTACGTGGAGAAGGTGTCCAGCCGGGCCATCTTCACCACCGGCCAGGGTGCCTCGGCCGTGGGCCTCACCGCATATGTTCAGCGCCACCCGGTCAGCCGGGAGTGGACCCTGGAGGCTGGCGCCCTGGTGCTGGCTGACCGAGGAGTGTGCCTCATTGATGAATTTGACAAG ATGAACGACCAGGACAGGACCAGCATCCACGAGGCCATGGAGCAGCAGAGCATCTCCATCTCCAAGGCCGGCATCGTCACCTCCCTGCAGGCCCGCTGCACCGTCATCGCCGCCGCCAACCCCATAG AGAACGTGGACCTCACCGAGCCCATCATCTCCCGCTTCGACGTCCTGTGTGTGGTCAGGGACACGGTGGACCCCGTGCAG GATGAGATGCTGGCCCGTTTCGTGGTTGGCAGCCACGTCAGACACCACCCCAGCAACAAGGAGGACGGGGGCCCGGGGGGCGCCCCGGAGCCTGCTATGCCCAACACCTACGGCGTGGAGCCCCTGCCCCAGGAGGTGCTGAGGAAGTACATCACCTACGCCAAGGAGAAGGTCCACCCGAAGCTCAACCAGATGGACCAGGACAAGGTGGCCAAGATGTATAGTGACCTGAGGAAGGAGTCCATG GCCACGGGCAGCATCCCCATCACCGTGCGGCACATTGAGTCCGTGATCCGCATGGCCGAGGCCCATGCGCGCATGCACCTGCGGGACTACGTCATGGAGGACGACGTGAACATGGCCATCCGCGTGATGCTCGAGAGCTTCGTGGACACGCAGAAGTTCAGCGTCATGCGTGGCATGCGGAAG ACGTTTGCCCGCTACCTGTCGTTCCGCCGGGACAACAATGAGCTGCTGCTGTTCATCCTGAAGCAGCTGGTGGCCGAGCAGGTGACCTATCAGCGTAACCGCTTCGGGGCTCAGCAGGACACGATCGAAGTTCCCGAGAAGGACTTGGCGGACAAG GCCCGGCAGATCAACATCCACAGCCTGTCCGCCTTCTACGACAGCGAGCTCTTCCGGGTGCACAAGTTCACCCACGACCGGAAGCGCAAGGTCATCCTGCAGCAGTTCTAG